GACTCGTCATGTCTTATGCGAAATCTCTTTCTGACCATGGAAATCCTCGAAATGGGGGTCAAAAATATTGTAATTGCACTCAATAAAATTGATCTGGCTGAGAAAAAGGGGATAACTTTTAATTTTAGGAAAATGGAGAAAGTGCTTGGTATCCCAGTAGTTCCAACAAATGCAAAGGATGGAACTGGAATTGAGGAACTTAAGAGAAAAATAGTGGCTGTAGCTGATGGTAAAATTACCGTTAATCCTGTTGTTCCTGTTTATGATGATATCATCGAGAGAGAAATTTCCCATATAAGTGAGATACTAAAAGAAACAGCTTTAGCTGAAAGATACAACCTTAGATGGCTGGCTATAAAACTTTTGACGAGGGATGAAGAGGTCATAAAACTGGTTCTTTCACATCTTGGACATGAAAAGATGGATGAAATTCTGCACCATATAGGAGAGCTGGAGGAGCATTATAAAAAATCTCTTGATATCATTATTGCTAATCAGAAATATGAGTTCATCGATAACTTAATTCATCAGTTTGTTACTCACTTTGCTGAGCAAAAAGAAACGTTAACCGATCAGCTTGACAGAATTCTGACGCACCCGGTTTATGGTATGCTATCCCTCCTTGCAATCTTTTATTTTCTCTTTAAGCTCGTCTTTACAGTTGGAACGCCACTTCAGGAAAGTTTAGACTCATTTTTTGGAGTGTTGGGTGATAACATTGGGAGATATATAGTTAATGACACTCTAAGAGGCCTGATTGTTGATGGGATAATTGGTGGTGTTGGCTCAGTTTTGAGCTTCTTTCCTCTGGTGTTCCTGCTCTTTGTTGCAATGTCTCTCCTTGAAGATTCTGGGTACATGGCAAGAGCGGCTGTTGTCATGGAGAGAATAATGAGGAAGTTTAATTTGCCAGGGAAGAGCTTTATCCCAATGGTTTTGGCATTTGGATGTAATGTGCCTGCAGTTATGGCAACTCGAGCATTAGATGATGAGAGAGATAGAATTCTAACAATGATCATAAACCCTCTTGTGCCGTGCAGTGCAAGAATGGTGGTTATAACTTTTCTTGCTGGAGTCTTCTTTGAGAGGCATAAAGCCCTTGTTGCCATCAGCATTTATGCAATTTCTCTTGGATTAGCATTGATTTCAGCCCTTATACTGAGTAGATTCGTAATTAAGGGGGAAGAAAGCCCATTCATAATTGAGCTTCCTGACTACTTAATTCCTTCATGGAAGAGTGTAGTGATTCACTCGTGGGAGAGAAGTAAGGAATTTTTGAAAAAGGCAGGAACTGTGATTCTTGCTGGGGCAGTTGCAATATGGTATCTGAGCAATTATCCACAGCCTGTTGGTACTGGTTTAAGCTATGCCGAAATCATTGGGCGGGCATTAGAACCCGTGACTAAACTAATGGGCCTTGACTGGAAAGCTGCTGTAAGCTTAATTTTTGGGATAATAGCAAAAGAAAATGTTATCGCTACGTATGGTGTTATATATGGAATTGGGGGGAATGAAGAAGCATTGGGGGTCTTAATGAGGCAAGCAATGACACCACTGCAGGCGTTTGTTTTATCTCTTGTAACAACCCTTTACCTTCCCTGCATCGCTACAATTGCTGCAATAAGAGCTGAAGGGGGGACGAAGTGGGCTTTAGTTGCTTCGCTCTACAATCTTATATTAGCAACCGTGATTGGGATTCTTGTGTATCATCTGGGATTATTTATCTTGGGGTGAAAGGTTGTGGTAAACATTGAAGAAGTCCTTGAGCTTATCAAAAGTGGGTATACAAATCCCAAAGAAATAGCAAGGGTTATGGGTATAAGTGTTGAGGAAGTTAGCGGAATAATAAAAATACTGGAAAGCTTAGGATATATCGAAAAAGTTGAGTTTGGAAGTTCTGTCTGTAGTAAGTGTCCAATGAAGAAGATATGCTCCGGCTCATGCATTCACTTTAAGGGACAGATTTACCAGATATCCGAGAAAAATTCATCCAATTCTTCAAAAACACCTTAGGCAGCAAAATATATAAGCGTTCGATCTTAATTATTATCGGTGGTGTTAATGAAAGCTGTTATTCTTGCTGGAGGATTTGGAACAAGACTGAGGCCAATTTCATCAACAAGACCAAAACCAATGGTTCCCGTTCTCGGAAAGCCAAATTTGCAGTATCTCTTGGAAAACTTGGAAAAGATAAAGGAGATTGACGAAATAATCCTGTCGGTTCACTATATGAGGGGAGAGATAAGGGAGTTTATAGAAGAGAAGATGAGCGATTATCCCAAAGACATAAGGTTCGTGAATGATCCGATGCCTCTTGAAACAGGAGGAGCATTAAAGAATGTTGAAGAGTATGTCAGTGATGAGTTCTTAGTAATTTACGGAGATGTCTTCACGAACTTCAACTTTGCAGAACTCATTGAGTCTCATAAGAAAAACGATGGTCTTATAACAGTAGCTTTAACCAAGGTCTATGACCCAGAAAAATACGGTGTCGTAATAACTGATGAGGAAGGAAAAGTTGTAGAATTTGAAGAAAAACCAAAGAGACCAAAAACTAACTTAGTTGATGCTGGAATCTATGTGGTTGATAAGGAAATTTTGAAGGAGATACCACGGAGAAAGGAAGTTTATTTTGAGAGGGAAATCCTTCCAAAGTTTGTCAGCCAAGGCTTAGTTTATGGTCATAAAATGCCGAAGGAAAACTACTGGGTTGACCTCGGATCTCCAGAGGATTTGTTCTATGCCCATCAAATAGCTCTTGACGAAATTGCGAGGGAAGATGGATACTTTACGATAAAAGAGGATGCAGAAGTTCCAGAGGACGTTGAAATTCAAGGCCCTGTATATATTGACAGTGGAGCAAAAGTAGGACATGGGGTAAAGATCAAAGCATACACATACATTGGACCAAACACAATAATTGAGGATAAAGCTTACTTAAAGAGATCAATCCTCATCGGGAGCGACATAATAAAAGAAAAGAGCGAAATTAAGGACTCAATTCTTGGAGAAGGAGTAGTAATAGGGAAGAATGTCATCCTCAAAGAGGGCGCAGTTGTTGGAGATTATGCAAAGATTTACGACAATTTGGTGATTTATGGGGCGAAGATCCTCCCATGGAAGAAAGTTGAAGAGTACGAAGCATACATCAAGATAAAGCTCGATCCAACGAAAGTGAGACCAGAGCTCACCCCAGACAGGTGTCCT
Above is a genomic segment from Thermococcus sp. SY098 containing:
- the feoB gene encoding ferrous iron transport protein B produces the protein MKKVIALAGNPNVGKTTLFNALTGLRQHVGNWPGVTVEKKEGIMKYKGREFLVVDLPGTYSLTAHSVDELIARNFILNGNADVIVDVVDSSCLMRNLFLTMEILEMGVKNIVIALNKIDLAEKKGITFNFRKMEKVLGIPVVPTNAKDGTGIEELKRKIVAVADGKITVNPVVPVYDDIIEREISHISEILKETALAERYNLRWLAIKLLTRDEEVIKLVLSHLGHEKMDEILHHIGELEEHYKKSLDIIIANQKYEFIDNLIHQFVTHFAEQKETLTDQLDRILTHPVYGMLSLLAIFYFLFKLVFTVGTPLQESLDSFFGVLGDNIGRYIVNDTLRGLIVDGIIGGVGSVLSFFPLVFLLFVAMSLLEDSGYMARAAVVMERIMRKFNLPGKSFIPMVLAFGCNVPAVMATRALDDERDRILTMIINPLVPCSARMVVITFLAGVFFERHKALVAISIYAISLGLALISALILSRFVIKGEESPFIIELPDYLIPSWKSVVIHSWERSKEFLKKAGTVILAGAVAIWYLSNYPQPVGTGLSYAEIIGRALEPVTKLMGLDWKAAVSLIFGIIAKENVIATYGVIYGIGGNEEALGVLMRQAMTPLQAFVLSLVTTLYLPCIATIAAIRAEGGTKWALVASLYNLILATVIGILVYHLGLFILG
- a CDS encoding helix-turn-helix domain-containing protein, producing the protein MVNIEEVLELIKSGYTNPKEIARVMGISVEEVSGIIKILESLGYIEKVEFGSSVCSKCPMKKICSGSCIHFKGQIYQISEKNSSNSSKTP
- a CDS encoding NDP-sugar synthase, encoding MKAVILAGGFGTRLRPISSTRPKPMVPVLGKPNLQYLLENLEKIKEIDEIILSVHYMRGEIREFIEEKMSDYPKDIRFVNDPMPLETGGALKNVEEYVSDEFLVIYGDVFTNFNFAELIESHKKNDGLITVALTKVYDPEKYGVVITDEEGKVVEFEEKPKRPKTNLVDAGIYVVDKEILKEIPRRKEVYFEREILPKFVSQGLVYGHKMPKENYWVDLGSPEDLFYAHQIALDEIAREDGYFTIKEDAEVPEDVEIQGPVYIDSGAKVGHGVKIKAYTYIGPNTIIEDKAYLKRSILIGSDIIKEKSEIKDSILGEGVVIGKNVILKEGAVVGDYAKIYDNLVIYGAKILPWKKVEEYEAYIKIKLDPTKVRPELTPDRCPLGLPECIYKKFRAIAGEKPPCDECIENQWLF